The Bos taurus isolate L1 Dominette 01449 registration number 42190680 breed Hereford chromosome 18, ARS-UCD2.0, whole genome shotgun sequence genome has a window encoding:
- the STRN4 gene encoding striatin-4 isoform X1, translated as MMEERAAAAVAAAASSCRPLGSGAGPGPTGAALVSVPAPGPGPAAKGGGGGGGSPGPTAGPEPLSLPGILHFIQHEWARFEAEKARWEAERAELQAQVAFLQGERKGQENLKTDLVRRIKMLEYALKQERAKYHKLKFGTDLNQGEKKPELSEPVSNGPVESVTLENSPLVWKEGRQLLRQYLEEVGYTDTILDMRSKRVRSLLGRSLELNGAAEPSEGGPRAPPVPGGLSGGESLLVKQIEEQIKRNAAGKDGRERLGGSVLEQIPFLQHCEDDDSDEDDELDGAQHRKQRVKLPSKALAPETEDEDEEDDSEDAISEFDFLGSGEDGEGPHDPRRCAAEGAHHELESRRVKLQGILADLRDVDGLPPKVTGPPPGTPQPRPHEGSFGFSSDVFIMDTIGGGEVSLGDLADLTVTNDNDLSCDLSDSKDAFKKTWNPKFTLRSHYDGIRSLAFHHSQSALLTASEDGTLKLWNLQKAVTAKKNAALDVEPIHAFRAHRGPVLAVAMGSHSEYCYSGGADARIHSWKIPDLNMDPYDGYDPSVLSHVLEGHGDAVWGLAFSPASQRLASCSADGSVRIWDPSNSSPTCLCTFSTASDHGTPTSVAFTSTEPAHIVASFRSGDTVLYDLEAGSALLTLDSRGNSGPTQINQVVSHPSQPLTITAHDDRGIRFLDNRTGKLVHSMVAHLDAVTCLAVDPNGVFLMSGSHDCSLRLWSLDNKTCVQEITAHRKKHEEAIHAVACHPSKALIASAGADALAKVFV; from the exons ATGATGGAGGAGCGAGCGGCCGCcgccgtcgccgccgccgcctcctcctgcCGCCCGCTGGGCTCCGGCGCGGGCCCCGGCCCGACGGGGGCGGCCCTGGTCTCCGTCCCCGCCCCCGGGCCCGGCCCGGCTGCCAAGGGAGGCGGTGGCGGCGGAGGCAGCCCCGGTCCCACAGCGGGACCGGAGCCCCTGAGCCTGCCCGGGATCCTACACTTTATCCAGCACGAGTGGGCGCGCTTCGAAGCGGAGAAAGCCCGCTGGGAGGCCGAGCGCGCCGAGCTGCAG GCTCAGGTGGCCTTCctccagggagagaggaaggggcaggAGAATCTCAAGACGGACCTGGTGCGGCGGATCAAGATGCTGGAATACGCGTTGAAGCAGGAGAG GGCCAAATACCATAAATTGAAATTTGGGACAGACCTGAACCAGGGAGAGAAGAAGCCAGAACTGTCGGAACCAG TCTCCAATGGCCCCGTGGAGTCGGTCACCCTGGAGAACAGCCCGCTGGTGTGGAAGGAGGGGCGGCAGCTTCTCCGACA GTACCTGGAAGAGGTCGGCTACACTGACACCATCCTGGATATGCGGTCCAAGCGCGTGCGCTCCCTCCTGGGCCGCTCGTTAGAGCTCAACGGGGCCGCCGAGCCCAGCGAAGGGGGCCCTAGGGCCCCTCCGGTGCCCGGGGGGCTCAGCGGCGGAGAATCGCTGCTGGTGAAACAGATCGAGGAGCAGATCAAGAG GAACGCGGCCGGCAAGGACGGCAGAGAGCGCTTGGGTGGCTCGGTGCTGGAGCAGATCCCCTTCCTGCAGCACTGCGAGGACGATGACAGTGACGAGGATGATGAGCTGGATGGTGCGCAGCACAGGAAGCAGCGAGTGAAG CTGCCATCCAAGGCCCTGGCCCCTGAGACGGAGGACGAAGACGAGGAGGATGACTCGGAGGACGCTATCAGCGAGTTTGACTTCCTGGGCTCAGGAGAGGACGGGGAGGGCCCGCACGACCCGCGGCGTTGTGCTGCAGAGGGCGCCCACCATGAACTGG AAAGCCGGCGGGTCAAACTTCAGGGGATCTTGGCTGACCTTCGGGATGTGGATGGGCTGCCCCCCAAAGTGACCGGCCCACCTCCCGGCACCCCCCAGCCCCGGCCCCACGAAG GTTCCTTTGGCTTCTCCTCAGACGTTTTCATCATGGACACTATCGGGGGCGGGGAGGTGAGCCTGGGGGACTTGGCAGATCTCACCGTCACCAACGACAACGACCTCAGCTGTGAT ctgtcTGACAGCAAAGACGCCTTCAAGAAGACCTGGAACCCCAAGTTCACTCTCCGCTCCCACTATGATGGCATCCGCTCCCTGGCTTTCCACCACAGCCAGTCGGCTTTGCTCACCGCTTCCGAGGACGGCACGCTCAAGCTCTGGAACCTGCAGAAGGCAGTCACAGCCAAGAA GAATGCCGCGCTAGACGTGGAGCCTATCCACGCCTTCCGGGCTCACAG GGGCCCCGTGTTGGCTGTGGCCATGGGCAGCCACAGTGAATACTGTTACAGTGGTGGGGCAGACGCCCGCATCCACAGCTGGAAGATTCCAGACCTCAACATGGACCCCTACGATGGTTACG ACCCGAGCGTGTTGAGCCACGTCCTGGAGGGCCACGGGGACGCCGTGTGGGGCCTGGCCTTCAGCCCCGCCTCCCAGCGCCTGGCCTCCTGCTCTGCCGATGGCTCCGTCCGCATCTGGGACCCCAGCAACAGCAGCCCGACCTGTCTCTGCACCTTTTCCACAGCCAGCG ATCACGGGACCCCCACCTCAGTGGCCTTCACCAGCACCGAGCCTGCCCACATCGTGGCCTCCTTTCGTTCTGGCGACACCGTCCTGTATGACCTGGAGGCTGGCAGTGCGCTCCTCACGCTGGACTCCCGGGGGAACAGTG GCCCAACCCAGATCAATCAGGTGGTGAGTCACCCCAGCCAGCCCCTCACCATCACCGCCCACGACGACAGAGGCATCCGTTTTCTGGACAACCGCACAG GGAAATTGGTGCACTCCATGGTCGCCCACCTGGATGCGGTCACCTGCCTCGCCGTGGACCCCAATGGCGTCTTCCTGATGTCAGGAA GCCACGACTGCTCACTGCGTTTGTGGAGCCTGGACAACAAGACGTGTGTTCAGGAGATCACAGCCCACCGCAAGAAGCATGAGGAGGCCATCCACGCGGTCGCCTGCCACCCCAGCAAGGCCCTCATCGCCAGTGCGGGCGCCGACGCCCTGGCCAAGGTCTTCGTATGA
- the STRN4 gene encoding striatin-4 isoform X2 — translation MMEERAAAAVAAAASSCRPLGSGAGPGPTGAALVSVPAPGPGPAAKGGGGGGGSPGPTAGPEPLSLPGILHFIQHEWARFEAEKARWEAERAELQAQVAFLQGERKGQENLKTDLVRRIKMLEYALKQERAKYHKLKFGTDLNQGEKKPELSEPVSNGPVESVTLENSPLVWKEGRQLLRQYLEEVGYTDTILDMRSKRVRSLLGRSLELNGAAEPSEGGPRAPPVPGGLSGGESLLVKQIEEQIKRNAAGKDGRERLGGSVLEQIPFLQHCEDDDSDEDDELDGAQHRKQRVKLPSKALAPETEDEDEEDDSEDAISEFDFLGSGEDGEGPHDPRRCAAEGAHHELESRRVKLQGILADLRDVDGLPPKVTGPPPGTPQPRPHEDVFIMDTIGGGEVSLGDLADLTVTNDNDLSCDLSDSKDAFKKTWNPKFTLRSHYDGIRSLAFHHSQSALLTASEDGTLKLWNLQKAVTAKKNAALDVEPIHAFRAHRGPVLAVAMGSHSEYCYSGGADARIHSWKIPDLNMDPYDGYDPSVLSHVLEGHGDAVWGLAFSPASQRLASCSADGSVRIWDPSNSSPTCLCTFSTASDHGTPTSVAFTSTEPAHIVASFRSGDTVLYDLEAGSALLTLDSRGNSGPTQINQVVSHPSQPLTITAHDDRGIRFLDNRTGKLVHSMVAHLDAVTCLAVDPNGVFLMSGSHDCSLRLWSLDNKTCVQEITAHRKKHEEAIHAVACHPSKALIASAGADALAKVFV, via the exons ATGATGGAGGAGCGAGCGGCCGCcgccgtcgccgccgccgcctcctcctgcCGCCCGCTGGGCTCCGGCGCGGGCCCCGGCCCGACGGGGGCGGCCCTGGTCTCCGTCCCCGCCCCCGGGCCCGGCCCGGCTGCCAAGGGAGGCGGTGGCGGCGGAGGCAGCCCCGGTCCCACAGCGGGACCGGAGCCCCTGAGCCTGCCCGGGATCCTACACTTTATCCAGCACGAGTGGGCGCGCTTCGAAGCGGAGAAAGCCCGCTGGGAGGCCGAGCGCGCCGAGCTGCAG GCTCAGGTGGCCTTCctccagggagagaggaaggggcaggAGAATCTCAAGACGGACCTGGTGCGGCGGATCAAGATGCTGGAATACGCGTTGAAGCAGGAGAG GGCCAAATACCATAAATTGAAATTTGGGACAGACCTGAACCAGGGAGAGAAGAAGCCAGAACTGTCGGAACCAG TCTCCAATGGCCCCGTGGAGTCGGTCACCCTGGAGAACAGCCCGCTGGTGTGGAAGGAGGGGCGGCAGCTTCTCCGACA GTACCTGGAAGAGGTCGGCTACACTGACACCATCCTGGATATGCGGTCCAAGCGCGTGCGCTCCCTCCTGGGCCGCTCGTTAGAGCTCAACGGGGCCGCCGAGCCCAGCGAAGGGGGCCCTAGGGCCCCTCCGGTGCCCGGGGGGCTCAGCGGCGGAGAATCGCTGCTGGTGAAACAGATCGAGGAGCAGATCAAGAG GAACGCGGCCGGCAAGGACGGCAGAGAGCGCTTGGGTGGCTCGGTGCTGGAGCAGATCCCCTTCCTGCAGCACTGCGAGGACGATGACAGTGACGAGGATGATGAGCTGGATGGTGCGCAGCACAGGAAGCAGCGAGTGAAG CTGCCATCCAAGGCCCTGGCCCCTGAGACGGAGGACGAAGACGAGGAGGATGACTCGGAGGACGCTATCAGCGAGTTTGACTTCCTGGGCTCAGGAGAGGACGGGGAGGGCCCGCACGACCCGCGGCGTTGTGCTGCAGAGGGCGCCCACCATGAACTGG AAAGCCGGCGGGTCAAACTTCAGGGGATCTTGGCTGACCTTCGGGATGTGGATGGGCTGCCCCCCAAAGTGACCGGCCCACCTCCCGGCACCCCCCAGCCCCGGCCCCACGAAG ACGTTTTCATCATGGACACTATCGGGGGCGGGGAGGTGAGCCTGGGGGACTTGGCAGATCTCACCGTCACCAACGACAACGACCTCAGCTGTGAT ctgtcTGACAGCAAAGACGCCTTCAAGAAGACCTGGAACCCCAAGTTCACTCTCCGCTCCCACTATGATGGCATCCGCTCCCTGGCTTTCCACCACAGCCAGTCGGCTTTGCTCACCGCTTCCGAGGACGGCACGCTCAAGCTCTGGAACCTGCAGAAGGCAGTCACAGCCAAGAA GAATGCCGCGCTAGACGTGGAGCCTATCCACGCCTTCCGGGCTCACAG GGGCCCCGTGTTGGCTGTGGCCATGGGCAGCCACAGTGAATACTGTTACAGTGGTGGGGCAGACGCCCGCATCCACAGCTGGAAGATTCCAGACCTCAACATGGACCCCTACGATGGTTACG ACCCGAGCGTGTTGAGCCACGTCCTGGAGGGCCACGGGGACGCCGTGTGGGGCCTGGCCTTCAGCCCCGCCTCCCAGCGCCTGGCCTCCTGCTCTGCCGATGGCTCCGTCCGCATCTGGGACCCCAGCAACAGCAGCCCGACCTGTCTCTGCACCTTTTCCACAGCCAGCG ATCACGGGACCCCCACCTCAGTGGCCTTCACCAGCACCGAGCCTGCCCACATCGTGGCCTCCTTTCGTTCTGGCGACACCGTCCTGTATGACCTGGAGGCTGGCAGTGCGCTCCTCACGCTGGACTCCCGGGGGAACAGTG GCCCAACCCAGATCAATCAGGTGGTGAGTCACCCCAGCCAGCCCCTCACCATCACCGCCCACGACGACAGAGGCATCCGTTTTCTGGACAACCGCACAG GGAAATTGGTGCACTCCATGGTCGCCCACCTGGATGCGGTCACCTGCCTCGCCGTGGACCCCAATGGCGTCTTCCTGATGTCAGGAA GCCACGACTGCTCACTGCGTTTGTGGAGCCTGGACAACAAGACGTGTGTTCAGGAGATCACAGCCCACCGCAAGAAGCATGAGGAGGCCATCCACGCGGTCGCCTGCCACCCCAGCAAGGCCCTCATCGCCAGTGCGGGCGCCGACGCCCTGGCCAAGGTCTTCGTATGA
- the STRN4 gene encoding striatin-4 isoform X3 — protein MLEYALKQERAKYHKLKFGTDLNQGEKKPELSEPVSNGPVESVTLENSPLVWKEGRQLLRQYLEEVGYTDTILDMRSKRVRSLLGRSLELNGAAEPSEGGPRAPPVPGGLSGGESLLVKQIEEQIKRNAAGKDGRERLGGSVLEQIPFLQHCEDDDSDEDDELDGAQHRKQRVKLPSKALAPETEDEDEEDDSEDAISEFDFLGSGEDGEGPHDPRRCAAEGAHHELESRRVKLQGILADLRDVDGLPPKVTGPPPGTPQPRPHEGSFGFSSDVFIMDTIGGGEVSLGDLADLTVTNDNDLSCDLSDSKDAFKKTWNPKFTLRSHYDGIRSLAFHHSQSALLTASEDGTLKLWNLQKAVTAKKNAALDVEPIHAFRAHRGPVLAVAMGSHSEYCYSGGADARIHSWKIPDLNMDPYDGYDPSVLSHVLEGHGDAVWGLAFSPASQRLASCSADGSVRIWDPSNSSPTCLCTFSTASDHGTPTSVAFTSTEPAHIVASFRSGDTVLYDLEAGSALLTLDSRGNSGPTQINQVVSHPSQPLTITAHDDRGIRFLDNRTGKLVHSMVAHLDAVTCLAVDPNGVFLMSGSHDCSLRLWSLDNKTCVQEITAHRKKHEEAIHAVACHPSKALIASAGADALAKVFV, from the exons ATGCTGGAATACGCGTTGAAGCAGGAGAG GGCCAAATACCATAAATTGAAATTTGGGACAGACCTGAACCAGGGAGAGAAGAAGCCAGAACTGTCGGAACCAG TCTCCAATGGCCCCGTGGAGTCGGTCACCCTGGAGAACAGCCCGCTGGTGTGGAAGGAGGGGCGGCAGCTTCTCCGACA GTACCTGGAAGAGGTCGGCTACACTGACACCATCCTGGATATGCGGTCCAAGCGCGTGCGCTCCCTCCTGGGCCGCTCGTTAGAGCTCAACGGGGCCGCCGAGCCCAGCGAAGGGGGCCCTAGGGCCCCTCCGGTGCCCGGGGGGCTCAGCGGCGGAGAATCGCTGCTGGTGAAACAGATCGAGGAGCAGATCAAGAG GAACGCGGCCGGCAAGGACGGCAGAGAGCGCTTGGGTGGCTCGGTGCTGGAGCAGATCCCCTTCCTGCAGCACTGCGAGGACGATGACAGTGACGAGGATGATGAGCTGGATGGTGCGCAGCACAGGAAGCAGCGAGTGAAG CTGCCATCCAAGGCCCTGGCCCCTGAGACGGAGGACGAAGACGAGGAGGATGACTCGGAGGACGCTATCAGCGAGTTTGACTTCCTGGGCTCAGGAGAGGACGGGGAGGGCCCGCACGACCCGCGGCGTTGTGCTGCAGAGGGCGCCCACCATGAACTGG AAAGCCGGCGGGTCAAACTTCAGGGGATCTTGGCTGACCTTCGGGATGTGGATGGGCTGCCCCCCAAAGTGACCGGCCCACCTCCCGGCACCCCCCAGCCCCGGCCCCACGAAG GTTCCTTTGGCTTCTCCTCAGACGTTTTCATCATGGACACTATCGGGGGCGGGGAGGTGAGCCTGGGGGACTTGGCAGATCTCACCGTCACCAACGACAACGACCTCAGCTGTGAT ctgtcTGACAGCAAAGACGCCTTCAAGAAGACCTGGAACCCCAAGTTCACTCTCCGCTCCCACTATGATGGCATCCGCTCCCTGGCTTTCCACCACAGCCAGTCGGCTTTGCTCACCGCTTCCGAGGACGGCACGCTCAAGCTCTGGAACCTGCAGAAGGCAGTCACAGCCAAGAA GAATGCCGCGCTAGACGTGGAGCCTATCCACGCCTTCCGGGCTCACAG GGGCCCCGTGTTGGCTGTGGCCATGGGCAGCCACAGTGAATACTGTTACAGTGGTGGGGCAGACGCCCGCATCCACAGCTGGAAGATTCCAGACCTCAACATGGACCCCTACGATGGTTACG ACCCGAGCGTGTTGAGCCACGTCCTGGAGGGCCACGGGGACGCCGTGTGGGGCCTGGCCTTCAGCCCCGCCTCCCAGCGCCTGGCCTCCTGCTCTGCCGATGGCTCCGTCCGCATCTGGGACCCCAGCAACAGCAGCCCGACCTGTCTCTGCACCTTTTCCACAGCCAGCG ATCACGGGACCCCCACCTCAGTGGCCTTCACCAGCACCGAGCCTGCCCACATCGTGGCCTCCTTTCGTTCTGGCGACACCGTCCTGTATGACCTGGAGGCTGGCAGTGCGCTCCTCACGCTGGACTCCCGGGGGAACAGTG GCCCAACCCAGATCAATCAGGTGGTGAGTCACCCCAGCCAGCCCCTCACCATCACCGCCCACGACGACAGAGGCATCCGTTTTCTGGACAACCGCACAG GGAAATTGGTGCACTCCATGGTCGCCCACCTGGATGCGGTCACCTGCCTCGCCGTGGACCCCAATGGCGTCTTCCTGATGTCAGGAA GCCACGACTGCTCACTGCGTTTGTGGAGCCTGGACAACAAGACGTGTGTTCAGGAGATCACAGCCCACCGCAAGAAGCATGAGGAGGCCATCCACGCGGTCGCCTGCCACCCCAGCAAGGCCCTCATCGCCAGTGCGGGCGCCGACGCCCTGGCCAAGGTCTTCGTATGA